One genomic window of Anoplolepis gracilipes chromosome 5, ASM4749672v1, whole genome shotgun sequence includes the following:
- the O-fut2 gene encoding GDP-fucose protein O-fucosyltransferase 2 isoform X1: MLMFKVLHIIILIFVCVISGNELEFCEVFDEYAENSKKCSIRNNFTQKRYILYDVNPPEGFNLRRDVYIRLAVFLKRLIEKDEKYQWQLVLPPWGNLYHWQYPNTEFQEYLFWENFFDITSLQQYIPVIEMYKFMEEYSSGSKEIQLDCVYILQNDDEMFKTGKFEDKNEVTNCTRDSLQYYKSKRHIYTSPFWGYHNITTRNIKCLKFHGTASNLYQNLKPIQYRSIMFDHMEIALHDEYGSKEYWKARRSMRYNSELYNIAKNYRKTFLNSTDENDNTDRPADWTKEKSRRNARGGPYLSVHLRRRDFIIGRKESIPTIKNAASQLRQKMDKLGLTVLFVATDGEQHEFEELKSYLPQYKVLKFVPSDYVINKFKDGGIAIIDQIICSYARYFIGTYESTFTYRIQEEREIVGFLPETTFNNLCKTDKKCPRNGQWQIVW; this comes from the exons atgcttATGTTTAAAGTtctgcatattattattttaatttttgtatgtgtTATAAGTGGCAATGAACTTGAATTTTGTGAAGTATTCGATGAATATgctgaaaattcaaaaaaatgttctattCGAAACAACTTTACGCAGAAACG TTATATTCTTTACGATGTAAATCCTCCAGAAGGTTTCAATCTGAGAAGAGATGTATATATTCGTCTTGctgtttttctaaaaagattaattgaaaaagatgaGAAATATCAGTGGCAATTAGTTTTGCCACCATGGG GTAATCTATATCATTGGCAATATCCAAATACCGAATTTCAAGAGTATCTATTCTGggagaatttttttgatataacaaGTCTGCAACAATATATACCAGTTATTgaaatgtacaaatttatggaag agTATTCATCTGGTAGCAAAGAAATACAACTCGactgtgtgtatattttacaaaatgatgACGAAATGTTCAAAACTGGTAAATTTGAAGATAAGAATGAAGTGACAAATTGTACTCGTGACTCTTTGCAGTATTATAAATCAAAgcgacatatatatactagTCCATTTTGGGGttatcataatattacaactcggaatataaaatgtctcaAATTTCATGGAACAGCATCTAATCTTTATCAGAATCTCAAACCGATTCAATACAG ATCTATAATGTTTGATCATATGGAGATTGCTCTGCATGATGAATACGGCTCTAAAGAATATTGGAAGGCCAGACGCAGCATGCGATATAATTCCGAACTTTACAATATCgcgaaaaattatcgaaaaactTTTCTGAATTCCACAGATGAGAATGATAATACAGACCGACCTGCAGATTGGActaaagaaaaa agtCGGCGGAATGCGAGAGGCGGTCCATATTTGTCAGTTCATCTTAGGAGACGCGATTTTATTATAGGTCGCAAAGAGTCAATACCGACAATAAAAAACGCTGCTTCTCAATTACGACAAAAGATGGATAAGCTTGGACTAACTGTGTTATTTGTCGCGACAGATGGGGAGCAACAtg AATTTGAAGAACTAAAGTCATATTTACCTCAATACAAAGTCTTAAAGTTTGTACCGTCTGATtatgtgataaataaatttaaagacgGTGGAATTGCCATTATTGATCAAATAATTTGTTCATATGCCAG atatttcatAGGAACGTATGAATCAACGTTTACATATAGAATacaagaagaaagagaaattgttGGTTTTTTACCAGAAACTACATTTAATAACTTATGTAAGACTGATAAGAAATGTCCAAGAAATGGGCAATGGCAGATTGTCTggtaa
- the O-fut2 gene encoding GDP-fucose protein O-fucosyltransferase 2 isoform X2 — MLMFKVLHIIILIFVCVISGNELEFCEVFDEYAENSKKCSIRNNFTQKRYILYDVNPPEGFNLRRDVYIRLAVFLKRLIEKDEKYQWQLVLPPWGNLYHWQYPNTEFQEYLFWENFFDITSLQQYIPVIEMYKFMEEYSSGSKEIQLDCVYILQNDDEMFKTGKFEDKNEVTNCTRDSLQYYKSKRHIYTSPFWGYHNITTRNIKCLKFHGTASNLYQNLKPIQYRSIMFDHMEIALHDEYGSKEYWKARRSMRYNSELYNIAKNYRKTFLNSTDENDNTDRPADWTKEKSRRNARGGPYLSVHLRRRDFIIGRKESIPTIKNAASQLRQKMDKLGLTVLFVATDGEQHEFEELKSYLPQYKVLKFVPSDYVINKFKDGGIAIIDQIICSYARFRNVIGKLHATT; from the exons atgcttATGTTTAAAGTtctgcatattattattttaatttttgtatgtgtTATAAGTGGCAATGAACTTGAATTTTGTGAAGTATTCGATGAATATgctgaaaattcaaaaaaatgttctattCGAAACAACTTTACGCAGAAACG TTATATTCTTTACGATGTAAATCCTCCAGAAGGTTTCAATCTGAGAAGAGATGTATATATTCGTCTTGctgtttttctaaaaagattaattgaaaaagatgaGAAATATCAGTGGCAATTAGTTTTGCCACCATGGG GTAATCTATATCATTGGCAATATCCAAATACCGAATTTCAAGAGTATCTATTCTGggagaatttttttgatataacaaGTCTGCAACAATATATACCAGTTATTgaaatgtacaaatttatggaag agTATTCATCTGGTAGCAAAGAAATACAACTCGactgtgtgtatattttacaaaatgatgACGAAATGTTCAAAACTGGTAAATTTGAAGATAAGAATGAAGTGACAAATTGTACTCGTGACTCTTTGCAGTATTATAAATCAAAgcgacatatatatactagTCCATTTTGGGGttatcataatattacaactcggaatataaaatgtctcaAATTTCATGGAACAGCATCTAATCTTTATCAGAATCTCAAACCGATTCAATACAG ATCTATAATGTTTGATCATATGGAGATTGCTCTGCATGATGAATACGGCTCTAAAGAATATTGGAAGGCCAGACGCAGCATGCGATATAATTCCGAACTTTACAATATCgcgaaaaattatcgaaaaactTTTCTGAATTCCACAGATGAGAATGATAATACAGACCGACCTGCAGATTGGActaaagaaaaa agtCGGCGGAATGCGAGAGGCGGTCCATATTTGTCAGTTCATCTTAGGAGACGCGATTTTATTATAGGTCGCAAAGAGTCAATACCGACAATAAAAAACGCTGCTTCTCAATTACGACAAAAGATGGATAAGCTTGGACTAACTGTGTTATTTGTCGCGACAGATGGGGAGCAACAtg AATTTGAAGAACTAAAGTCATATTTACCTCAATACAAAGTCTTAAAGTTTGTACCGTCTGATtatgtgataaataaatttaaagacgGTGGAATTGCCATTATTGATCAAATAATTTGTTCATATGCCAG
- the LOC140666262 gene encoding activating signal cointegrator 1 complex subunit 2, which produces MTNNASRKIMKCYENPDCVPLEELQLNIKNDGVIVVISALNIKWTEKRYFLRYKVPEIYNDDGSEIVGAREHWIEVTSYIIEDLNWLLDLPFYRFWSNIVYNTSIMNTLVSFLQEAPPFYALENFPNKPGMLKTLEKLRYNVLMIFARLATNKESSTEYMSRPFLGNLLYDSYIFTIPIIFDLCQLYGRENFKVVEKIIYSIFTLQPMYNDDLKKSVTCLIKAFENVERRFEGHLDHATEAVALSEKGNDSIEMTLYNLEDLILYILDVSSTLTVLLKSYVPVISTFHQDDFINKLIVFYGNTIPEMYKKLDKLACNDENMPKYIELKHRLDVTRVEILNLYRIIVYEPILNIQEKINTIMESEVRNCVDEYVNLLMNAMSEKEFIIDYHNFYPINMDLEIVSTLCPEIDTIKCDYILQSLYASIGDTNILVNASHTTNGIVAESINVQNSQREEHCNNVSCINNEIESTSKDPDKLMSLISEVKEILCNCGEGFIQQCLKRYNYDVASVVNAVLENNLPPDLKTLDRTLPYIPPDPMEASAAVDAAIGIQRLNIFDNDEFDVMTQDIIDTSRIYMGKKKDKYKDANEMLNDKSEIKKSREIYEKYANVDDNYDDEYDDTYDSHNIGGNIPDDSTEIDAKSFTIPRVLRARDKNNASSEDETEVENEKPVQNDHFVQNPAELRAKVEQQRQSTKEGKNVRDVVGKSKGQGQNKDVLTNRHKKNMHKGTQGNHNRRMGSQIKRRQGMIPS; this is translated from the exons atgacaaataaTGCGTCGCGTAAAATAATGAAGTGCTACGAG AATCCTGATTGTGTGCCTTTGGAGGAActgcaattaaatattaaaaatgatggaGTGATTGTTGTAATAAGTGCATTG aatataaaatggacagaaaaacgttattttttacgttacaAAGTGCCAGAAATATACAATGATGATGGATCAGAAATTGTGGGTGCTAGGGAACATTGGATAGAAGTTACGAGTTATATCATTGAAGATTTAAATTGGTTACTTGATCTTCCATTTTATAG atTTTGGTCCAATATTGTATACAATACTTCAATCATGAATACATTAGTATCTTTTTTACAAGAGGCGCCACCTTTTTATGCATTAGAAAATTTTCCTAACAAACCAGGAATGCTTAAAACATTAGAAAAGCTTCGTTACAATGTACTTATGATTTTCGCACGTCTTGCTACAAACAAAGAAAGTTCGACAGAATACATGAGCCGTCCGTTTCTTGGAAATTTGTTATATGacagttatatatttacaataccaattatatttgatttatgtcAGTTGTATggtagagaaaattttaaagttgtagagaaaattatatatagcataTTTACTCTGCAACCAATGTACAATGATGATCTTAAAAAGTCTGTAACATGTCTTATAAAG GCTTTCGAAAATGTCGAACGAAGATTCGAAGGTCATCTAGACCATGCAACTGAAGCAGTGGCGCTTTCAGAAAAAGGAAATGATTCCATCGAGATGACACTATATAATTTAGAGGATTTGATATTATACATTCTAGATGTATCGTCGACTCTtactgtattattaaaaagttatgttcCAGTAATCTCCACATTTCACCAAGATGACTTCATAAATAA actaattgtattttatgggAATACAATACCTGAGATGTATAAAAAGTTAGACAAGCTAGCGTGTAATGACGAAAATATGCCAAAGTATATCGAATTGAAGCATCGCCTTGATGTAACTAGAGTGGAAATATTGAATCTTTATCGAATTATCGTCTATGAacctatattaaatattcaggaaaaaat AAACACAATAATGGAAAGTGAAGTAAGGAATTGTGTAGATGAATATGTGAATTTACTGATGAATGCTATGTccgaaaaagaatttattatcgattatcataatttttatccaaTTAACATGGATCTCGAAATTGTTTCTACACTCTGCCCTGAAAT TGATACAATAAAATGTGATTATATCCTACAATCACTGTATGCATCAATTGGAGATACTAATATACTAGTTAATGCATCACACACTACAAAT GGGATTGTTGCTGAATCTATCAATGTTCAAAACAGTCAACGAGAAGAACATTGCAATAATGTGAGTTGCATAAACAATGAGATAGAATCTACCTCAAAAGATCCTGATAAATTGATGTCTCTCATCTCAGAAGTGAAAGAAATCTTGTGTAATTGTGGTGAAGGTTTCATACAg CAATGTTTAAAACGCTACAATTATGATGTTGCATCTGTGGTAAATGCAGTTCTGGAAAATAATTTACCACCTGATTTGAAAACATTAGATAGGACATTACCATATATACCACCAGATCCAatg GAAGCGTCAGCTGCTGTAGATGCGGCGATTGGTATTCAAAGATTAAACATTTTCGATAATGATGAATTTGATGTTATGACACAGGACATTATAGACACATCGAGGATTTATATGGGGAAAAA gaaagataaatataaagatgcaAATGAAATGTTGAATGataaatctgaaataaaaaaatctcggGAAATTTATGAGAAGTATGCCAATGTCGACGATAATTATGATGATGAGTATGATGATACATATGACAGCCATAACATTGGTGGTAATATACCGGATGATTCTACAGAAATAGATGCCAAATCATTCACTATTCCAAGA gTACTTCGTGCacgcgataaaaataatgctaGTTCCGAGGATGAAACCGAAGTTGAAAATGAGAAACCAGTACAGAATGATCATTTCGTACAAAATCCAGCAGAATTACGTGCTAAAGTCGAACAGCAGCGACAATCGACAAAAGAGGGCAAAAATGTGCGTGATGTAGTTG gtAAATCCAAAGGTCAAGGACAAAACAAAGATGTATTGACTAATAGacataagaaaaatatgcataaaggTACGCAAGGCAATCACAATCGCCGCATGGGttctcaaataaaaagaagacaaGGAATGATTCCATCTTAA
- the LOC140666269 gene encoding bridging integrator 3 yields the protein MTWNPLKKNYLTQRPTFAPPLLSHAEDQELDLVVQKLIYIESTIRKLTKEMKKYIGALANLDRADQRLSMTLISCGLAQNNDEYRRIVEEYFSVAAQVGKNVQEITSLCHKTFIEPLKKFRNKFVTIAAALTKREDLVTTWKYLYNRVKKLQEKKDRTASHIAKLERERRAEEAASKELKTVHAQLLIELPAFLEKRLEYINPSIHAVIMIQLNYYGHTTQLYTQLMPIRCSSEFALSSTVTEEEYQQVVSTELNRLRALAIVKDH from the exons ATGACGTg GAAtcctttaaagaaaaattatctaacCCAGAGACCAACTTTTGCGCCACCGTTATTATCCCATGCGGAAGATCAAGAGTTAGATCTCGTTGTTCAAAAACTCATCTA TATTGAAAgcacaataagaaaattaactaAGGAgatgaagaaatatataggAGCTTTGGCAAATTTGGATAGAGCAGATCAACGATTAAGTATGACTCTCATCAGTTGTGGATTAGCGCAGAATAATGATGAGTACAGAAGAATAGTGGAAGAGTACTTTTCTGTTGCTGCACAA GTGGGAAAAAACGTTCAAGAAATAACTAGTCTGTGTCATAAGACCTTTATAGAACccctaaaaaaatttagaaataaatttgttaccATTGCTGCTGCGTTAACAAAGCGTGAAGATCTAGTAACTACAtggaaatatttgtataatcgTGTAAAGAAGCTGCAAGAGAAGAAAGATAGAACTGCGAGTCATATCGCGAAATTGGAGAGGGAACGCAGAGCGGAGGAAGCGGCCTCTAAAGAACTGAAGACTGTGCACGCACAATTACTCATAGAGTTACCAGCGTTTCTTGAGAAAAGACTAGAATACATCAATCCGAGCATTCACGCTGTGATTatgatacaattaaattattatggaCATACAACGCAATTGTACACCCAGTTGATGCCTATTCGGTGTTCTTCCGAATTTGCATTGAGCTCAACAGTAACCGAGGAAGAATATCAGCAAGTTGTAAGCACTGAATTGAATAGGTTGAGAGCGCTAGCTATAGTAAAggatcattaa
- the LOC140666270 gene encoding protein FRA10AC1 homolog, producing the protein MFPAYAHLSAYDRHKKLINDYLTLYGKSVSSLKRDTSRDKTDYDIIRENHKFLWDQEKDIPDTWGAKLAKKYYDKLFKEYCICNLTYYKFNKVALRWRTEKEVIAGKGQFECGSKTCNEKENLRSWELNFGYVEHGEKKNALVKLRLCPECSIKLNYRSQKREVKRKKSLKRLGVNPESNSEVSITSDNREMDNETETDPNSIETQTNVVSTDIDESNIWKEKPSQDVEKTREKEFEEYLADLLM; encoded by the exons ATGTTTCCGGCTTACGCACATTTGTCAGCTTATGACAGACACAAGAAACTCATAAACGATTATTTGACACTTTACGGGAAATCTGTGTCGTCATTGAAACGGGATAC GTCTCGGGATAAAACTGATTATGACATCATCAGAGAGAATCACAAGTTCCTCTGGGACCAAGAAAAGGATATTCCAGATACATGGGGTGCAAAATTAGCGAAAAAATACTATGACAAACTATTCAAGGAGTACTGTATATGCAACCtcacatattataaatttaataag GTTGCTTTGAGATGGAGAACTGAGAAAGAAGTAATAGCTGGAAAAGGACAATTTGAATGTGGTAGTAAAACATGCAATGAGAAGGAGAACCTGCGTTCTTGGGAGCTTAATTTTGGCTACGTAGAACATGGCGAAAAAAAGAACGCTTTAGTAAAATTAA gGCTTTGTCCAGAATGTTcgataaaacttaattatcgATCACAAAAGCGTGAggtgaaaaggaaaaaatctttgaaacgTTTGGGTGTAAATCCGGAAAGTAATAGCGAGGTATCTATTACATCCGATAATCGTGAAATGGATAATGAAACAGAAACAGATCCTAATTCAATTGAGACACAAACTAATGTCGTAAGCACCGATATAGACGAATCAAATATTTGGAAAGAAAAGCCATCACAAGACGTGGAAAAGACGAGAGAAAAGGAGTTTGAAGAGTATTTGGCAGATTTACTCATGTGA